The DNA sequence AAAATATAACCATATTTCAAAACTATTTAATAAAAAAACCCCGAGCGCAAAGCGAACGGGGTTAAAATAAAAGCTGGCGACTACCTACTCTCCCACACACCTGCGCATGCAGTACCATCGGCGTACTGGGTCTTAACTTCTCTGTTCGGAATGGGAAGAGGTGTATCACCCAGGCTATAGTCACCAAAATCTAAATTGAGATTCCGATCCGCCTCAGGCGGACGGAATGACATATCAAAATAATGAAGATTGAAAGAGCAGAGCTTGTTGAGAATGTTAAACGTAACCTGTTTATAAAAATAAATGGTTAAGTCGCACGACTTATTAGTACTGCTCGACTAAATTTATTACTAAACTTACATCTGCAGCCTATCAACCTCGTAATCTCCGAGGAGTCTTAAGTTACTTGCGTAAGGGATACCCAATCTTGAAGCGTGCTTCGCGCTTAGATGCTTTCAGCGCTTATCACAACCGTATATAGCTACCCAACGATGCCACTGGCGTGACAATTGGTGCACTAGAGATACGTTCGCTTCGGTCCTCTCTACCAGAAGCGACCCTTCTCAAGTATCCTGCGCCCGCATAGGATAGGGACCGAACTGTCTCACGACGTTCTGAACCCAGCTCACGTACCGCTTTAATTGGCGAACAGCCAAACCCTTGGGACCTTCTTCAGCCCCAGGATGCGATGAGCCGACATCGAGGTGCCAAACCTTACCGTCGATATGAACTCTTGGGTAAGATCAGCCTGTTATCCCCGGCGTACCTTTTATCCTTTGAGCGACGGCACTTCCACTCGCAGCCGTCGGATCACTAAGTCCTGCTTTCGCACCTGCTCGACCTGTATGTCTCGCAGTCAAGCTCCCTTGTGCCTTTACACTCGACGCATGATTACCAACCATGCTGAGGGAACCATTGAGAGCCTCCGTTACATTTTTGGAGGCGACCGCCCCAGTCAAACTACCCGCCTAACACTGTTCCTAATCCTGATTCAAGGATCGAGGTTAGAATCCAAATAAAACAAGGGTGGTATTTCACCTTTGGCTCCACCGAAACTAGCGTCCCGGCTTCAAAGCCTCCCACCTATGCTACACATGCCCTATCCGAACCCAATATTAGGGTGCAGTAAAGGTGCACGGGGTCTTTCCGTCCATATGCGGGTAACCGGCGTCTTCACCGGTACCACAATTTCACCGAGCCCGTGGTTGAGACAGTGCCCAAATCGTTACACCATTCGTGCAGGTCGGAACTTACCCGACAAGGAATTTCGCTACCTTAGGACCGTTATAGTTACGGCCGCCGTTTACTGGGGCTTCGATTCAAAGCTTCGCCTTGCGGCTAACTTCTCCTCTTAACCTTCCAGCACCGGGCAGGTGTCAGTCCCTATACATCGTCTTGATTGACTTCGCAGAGACATGTGTTTTTGTTAAACAGTCGCTTGGGCCATTTCACTGCGGCCTCTTTCAGCTTTGCCCGCGAAGGACATCACTTACAAGAGGCACCCCTTCTCCCGAAGTTACGGGGTTAATTTGCCGAGTTCCTTAACCACGGCTCACTCGAGCGCCTTAGAATACTCATCCCATCTACCTGTGTCGGTTTGCGGTACGGACTGATAAATTTCTCCCGCACGAAGATTTTCTCGGCAGTATGATTACGGTCAGTTTGTGTCCAAAGGACTCCCGTTTGCATCTCGGCCTTAAGAAAGCGCGGATTTGCCAACGCTTTCAGCCTACTTGCTTAGACCGCCTAATCCAACAGGCGGCTGACCTTCACTCCTGCGTCCCTCCTTACGGTCGAACGAAATTCACCAGGTACAGGAATATTAACCTGTTTACCATCACCTACGCCTTTCAGCCTCGGCTTAGGATCCGACTAACCCTGAGATGACTAACATTGCTCAGGAAACCTTAGATTTTCGGCGTCTCGGTTTTGCACCGAGATTATCGTTACTAATGCCAACATTTGCTTTTCTATACGCTCCAGTTAACCTCGCAGTTAACCTTCGATGCATATAGAATGTTCCTCTACCGCTCCGATAAATCGGAGCCCACAACTTCGGTAAATAGTTTAAGTCCCGTGTATTGTCGACGCTAAGTCGCTTGACTAGTGAGCTATTACGCACTCTTTAAATGAATGGCTGCTTCTAAGCCAACATCCTAGTTGTCTAAGCAACTTAACATCCTTTCTCTGTTAACTATTATTTGGGGACCTTAGTTGGTGGTCTGGGTTGTTCCCCTCTTGGCCGTGAAGCTTATCCCTCACAGCCTGACTCCCGAAAAAAATATGACAGGAATTCGGAGTTTGTCTGGGTTTGGTACCGTTGTGACAGCCCTAGCCCAATCAGTGCTCTACCTCCTGCATACTATTAATCGAGGCTAGCCCTAAAGCTATTTCGAGGAATACGAGCTATTTCCGAGTTTGATTGGCCTTTCACCCCTACCCTCATCTCATCCAAGCAGTTTTCAACCCGCAATAGTTCGGACCTCCATGAGGTTTTACCCTCACTTCATCCTGGACAAGGGTAGATCACCCGGTTTCGCGTCTACCGCATGTTACTTCAATCGCCCGATTAGGACTCGCTTTCGCTATGGCTGCTTCCCTAAGGGAATTAACCTTGCAACATACGAGTAACTCGTTGGCTCATTATCCAAAAGGCACGCTGTCATCCCGATAAATCGGGACTCCAACCGCTTGTAAGCACACGGGTTCAGGTACTATTTCACTCTCCTACAAGGAGTTCTTTTCACCTTTCCCTCACGGTACTTGTTCACTATCGGTTACGGATGAGTATTTAGCCTTACCAGATGGTTCTGGCAGATTCCCACAAACTTCCACTTATTTCGCGGTACTTGGGATCTTGTTCCAAAGAGTTATATTACTTTCGCTTACAGGACTATCACCTTCTGTGGTAGAACTTTCCAGAACTTTCAGCTAGCAATATAATTTTTGACTCTTCGGCTTATCGGTAATTCAGCCCGAACAAGCCCCGCAACTCTGTTGACGCAAGGGTTACCTCCTTTAACACGTCATACAGTTTAGGCTATTTCCATTTCGCTCGCCACTACTAAGGAAATCACTATTGTTTTTTCTTCCACCGGGTACTTAGATGTTTCAGTTCCCCGGGTTAGCTTCTTGCAACCTATGGATTCAGTTGCAGATTTCCCGACATTACTCGGGACGGGTTGCCCCATTCGGAAATCCACGGGTCTTAGGTTATTTCCACCTATCCGTGGCTTATCGCAGGTAGTCGCGTCCTTCATCGCCTATCCGTACCAAGGCATTCACCGTGTGCCCTTAATAACTTAACCAAAAATTTTTATAAACAGATAGATTTCGCATTCTCTATATTTTTTTACAAGCTCAGTAAAATTTTTTCCGAATATCTCGAAATTAATTTTTACTCTTTCAATCTTTCAAAGAACAATCTAAAGGAATTAACCTTTGTGGAGCTAATCGGGATCGAACCGATAACCTCCGCCTTGCAAGGGCGGCGCTCTCCCAGTTGAGCTATAGCCCCAAAAACTAATCAAAGTTTTTTGGGGTGATAGTTATCTTAACACACCCATTATGTGGGCCTGAGTAGAATTGAACTACTGACCTCACGCTTATCAGGCGTGCGCTCTAACCATCTGAGCTACAGGCCCATTGATTTTCTTAGACAACAAAAAATCATCCCGAAAAAAAATTCAAGATGAAATTGTGGCCTGAGCATCACTAATTAAAGAACAAAAAAAATAAAAGAGTGAGACGTAAGTGTCAATTTCGGTTCCGGATTACTCTTAGAAAGGAGGTGATCCAGCCGCACCTTCCGGTACGGCTACCTTGTTACGACTTAGCCCCAGTCACCGGTTTTACCTTAAACAGCTCCCTCCTTGCGGTTAGGACGCTGGCTTTGGGTACCCCCGGGCTTCCATGGCTTGACGGGCGGTGTGTACAAGGCCCGGGAACGTATTCACCGCGGCGTGCTGATCCGCGATTACTAGCAATTCCAACTTCATGGAGTCGAGTTGCAGACTCCAATCCGAACTGAGGATACTTTTGAGGGATTGGCTCCACCTCGCGGTTTCGCTGCCCGTTGTTGTATCCATTGTAGCACGTGTGTGGCCCTAGGCGTAAGGGCCATGCGGACTTGACGTCATCCCCACCTTCCTCACTACTTGCGTAGGCAGTCCCATTAAAGTGCTCAGCATTACCTGATGGCAACTAATGGTAGGGGTTGCGCTCGTTGCGGGACTTAACCCAACACCTCACGGCACGAGCTGACGACAGCCATGCAGCACCTGTACAACAGCCCCGAAGGGAAGGGTACTTTCATACCCGGTCTATTGCATTTCAAGCCTAGGTAAGGTTCTTCGCGTTGCATCGAATTAAACCACATGCTCCACTGCTTGTGCGGGCCCCCGTCAATTCCTTTGAGTTTCAACCTTGCGATCGTACTCCCCAGGTGGAATACTTAATGCGTTAGCTTCGGTACCGAACCTTTCGATCCGACACCTAGTATTCATCGTTTACAGCGTGGACTACCAGGGTATCTAATCCTGTTTGCTCCCCACGCTTTCGCGCCTTAGCGTCAGTATAGGACCAAGAGACCGCCTTCGCCACTGGTGTTCTTCCAGATATCTACGTATTTCACCACTACACCTGGAATTCCATCTCTCTCTTCCGTACTCAAGATTAGCAGTCTCAAAGGCAGTTCTACAGTTAAGCTGTAGGATTTCACCTCTGACTTGCTAACCCGCCTGCGCGCCCTTTACACCCAGTGAATCCGGACAACGCTTGCCCCCTACGTATTACCGCGGCTGCTGGCACGTAGTTAGCCGGGGCTTTCTCTGAGGGTACAGTCAATTTCCGAGTCGATCGGAATTATTCTTCCCCTCTAACAGGAGTTTACAACCTTACGGCATTCATCCTCCACGCGGCGTTGCTGGGTCACCCTTTCGGGCATTGCCCAATATTCCTCACTGCTGCCTCCCGTAGGAGTCTGGACCGTGTCTCAGTTCCAGTGTGGCTGATCATCCTCTCAGACCAGCTACTGATCGTAGCCTTGGTGGGCCGTTACCTCACCAACTAGCTAATCAGACGCAAGCCCATCTTTAGACGTCGTATAGACTTTAACAACATCACCATGTGGTGCCGCTGCATCATTCGGTATTAGCCCCGATTTCTCGGGGTTATTCCAAATCTAAAGGTAGGTTACTTACGTGTTACTCACCCGTGCGCCACTTTACTAAAGATATTGCTACCTTATTCTCGTAGACTTGCATGTGTTAAGCACGCCGCCAGCGTTCGTCCTGAGCCAGGATCAAACTCTCCGTAGTAGAGTTTAATACTTGTGTAATCTGGCGTGTATTTGTACGCTTTGTTGAAACCGTTTAATTAACAGATTAAACGCACTCACTCTTTCAAAGAACAAAATAAAACCTTCAAAAATGAAGGGCTGTAAATTTAATCTCTTTATTTAATAAAGTCAAATAGGAATGAGAATAAAATTTCGTTTCAATTTTTTATCATTGGGACATCAGTTAGTAAAGAACATTCAAACAAGGCTTCCAAATATATTCTTTAATACATCAAAGTCAAGTCACGTTAATTGTTTATAATTGTTACTATCGAGAGTAAAATAGCAGCTATACTAGCCAGTAAACTCATATACACTGAATATTCAAGAATGTAGGATCTTAATGTGCGTAAATTTTCTTTCGGCACATAAATATAATCCCCTTCTTCGATTGTTACATCTTCTCGTAACGGTGATATCCATGCCCTCGATCCTCCTTTAATTACCATTATTTCATCCTCTTCTGCAAGTTCACCAATTCCGCTAGCTTCATTAACGTAATAGTTATAATCTTTTCCTTCTATATAAGTCACATGTCCAGGTCTTAGTACCTGTCCAAATACATAAATTGAATTTTGGATCGGAGGAATAATAATTACATCGCCAGTCTGAACAATATACTTTGCAATATCTGACTCCGGATCTTTAATTTTCCTAAAATCCAAAGAGCTTCCTTCAATTAGTACTCTTAATTGATTTTCCAAATTAAAATAGTTTGTATCATCCGTTACTACATTTGACATACGATACATCAGAGCTAGTTCAAGGTTCAAAATTATATTTCGATATTTTGGATCTTCGAGATCCGGCTGTTCATCAAGTTTAATCTTGTATTGATTTTCTAAAAGCTTTGAAAGACTGTTCGCTGAATAAACTCTCGCTCGTTTCAACGATGCTTCCGGTGTAAACCAGCCACAAGATTCTAGTACTTCATAAAGTGTTGTGCTGTTTTTTGTGATTGGGATAACGCCGGGCATAGTAACTTCACCTATAACAGTAACCGCATAGTTTTTTCTTTGAGTTTCTGGTGCTAGAAATCTGAATCTATCACCCCGCTGAATCTCAAATTCTCCATCAATTTTCATTTTGGAAATAACTTGAGATTGGCCATCATAGGAAAGTCTTGATACTTCAACACTATCAACATTTTCATAAGCAGGATTAATTCCATCAACGAGTTCGAGTGCATCTCCTAACTTATCGCCTTCCACAAATAAAAAAGTACCCGGACTATTTACTACTCCGGAAACAGCAAAGAAATTTCTTGACACATCATTTGAAGGAAATACGATGACATCGTCATTCTTAAGGTAAGGATTATTTGAAAAATCTCCATTCAATCTGAATTTTTGTAAATCGACGATTAACTCCTCACCATTTGCACGTTTAAGTCTTATTCCTCTCAAAGC is a window from the bacterium genome containing:
- a CDS encoding SLBB domain-containing protein, with protein sequence MKAATLFCFLMIFAMTAYPQFTQDTKVSGDAFSVGKISVTIGGTFPINGTYPALVTDRVDEFITRMYAEAVDLTLRITSDPEIYRKLKDELSNYALRGIRLKRANGEELIVDLQKFRLNGDFSNNPYLKNDDVIVFPSNDVSRNFFAVSGVVNSPGTFLFVEGDKLGDALELVDGINPAYENVDSVEVSRLSYDGQSQVISKMKIDGEFEIQRGDRFRFLAPETQRKNYAVTVIGEVTMPGVIPITKNSTTLYEVLESCGWFTPEASLKRARVYSANSLSKLLENQYKIKLDEQPDLEDPKYRNIILNLELALMYRMSNVVTDDTNYFNLENQLRVLIEGSSLDFRKIKDPESDIAKYIVQTGDVIIIPPIQNSIYVFGQVLRPGHVTYIEGKDYNYYVNEASGIGELAEEDEIMVIKGGSRAWISPLREDVTIEEGDYIYVPKENLRTLRSYILEYSVYMSLLASIAAILLSIVTIINN